A window of Cheilinus undulatus linkage group 1, ASM1832078v1, whole genome shotgun sequence contains these coding sequences:
- the LOC121513470 gene encoding adhesion G-protein coupled receptor G5-like isoform X1 → MLNTRLTHHSEKMWITAVIVALICCSETQAGGRRSTQSGKKNITVGPIRSNVRDSFTTCCATKKTKSFNISCDAALGECKQRSTSWISCYEEKIEICQMRGRLFSFIRMMVNSSQEVEAGPNPWYQVRIPSSALQNSRGKALDNEVLVVMTVIESSHFKLTNRSSRATRLKLPPRKDGTVMGGFVLVVKTGNQPVRNLPQPVRLTFKHDKQMNNGTCVYWFEVPSGDGTGYWSTDGCETENTGTEFICSCNHLSFFAVLVNPELSVDEKSADTFTYINYIGSALSFIFTTISLVIYACLQRRRPEKAVGVHMQLTGALLLLHFSYLLSCLWVWLNPEDEGWVCRGLGFFLHWSLLATFTWTALEGFHLYLLLVRVFNIYVRKYLLKLSLVGWGLPTLTVLVCAISSVYGKFKLKTSDENIPNSTVQICWMSSDFKHQLVVSYITTMALPCLVVLCNSCMLGVVIFKLWGMRRSSEGGGWHKMNGEKSSRLWKDCTTVLGLSWLLGLSWGLAGISFFMLGIYMFTILNSLQGVFVFLWSVALSCKSRSDDSSSSKDPSTSQKMITTSFNN, encoded by the exons ATGTTGAACACGAGACTGACACATCACTCAGAGAAGATGTGGATTACGGCTGTTATTGTTGCTCTTATCTGCTGCTCTGAGACACAGGCTGGAG GTCGAAGATCGACACagtcagggaaaaaaaacatcactgtcGGTCCTATTCGAAGCAATGTTAGGGACTCTTTCACAACCTGCtgtgcaacaaaaaaaaccaaaagtTTCAACA TTTCCTGTGATGCTGCTCTCGGGGAATGTAAGCAGCGAAGCACCTCATGGATCAG ttGTTATGAGGAAAAGATTGAGATCTGTCAAATGAGAGGAcgattgttttcatttattcGGATGATGGTGAACTCTTCTCAAGAG GTTGAAGCGGGTCCAAATCCTTGGTACCAGGTTCGTATCCCATCTTCAGCTCTCCAAAACAGCAGAGGAAAAGCATTGGACAATGAGGTGCTGGTAGTGATGACTGTGATTGAAAGCTCTCACTTCAAG TTGACAAACAGAAGCAGCAGAGCAACTCGGCTCAAGTTGCCCCCCCGCAAAGACGGGACTGTGATGGGGGGCTTTGTGCTGGTAgtgaaaacaggaaatcaaCCCGTCAGAAACCTCCCACAGCCCGTCAGATTAACCTTCAAACATGACAAACAG ATGAATAATGGGACCTGCGTGTATTGGTTTGAGGTTCCCTCTGGAGATGGAACAG GTTACTGGAGCACAGACGGATGtgaaacagaaaacacaggaaCTGAATTTATCTGCAGCTGCAATCACCTGAGCTTTTTTGCAGTTCTTGTG AACCCTGAACTCTCAGTGGATGAAAAGAGTGCAGATACCTTTACCTACATCAACTACATTGGCTCAGCTCTGTCCTTCATCTTCACAACCATCAGCCTGGTCATCTATGCCTGTCTACA GCGGAGGCGTCCAGAGAAGGCTGTTGGCGTGCACATGCAGCTAACAGGAGCCCTGCTCTTACTTCACTTCAGCTACCTGCTGAGCTGTCTGTGGGTGTGGCTGAACCCGGAGGATGAGGGCTGGGTCTGTCGGGGTCTGGGTTTCTTCTTACACTGGTCCCTGCTGGCTACCTTCACCTGGACGGCTCTGGAAGGGTTCCACCTGTACCTCCTCCTGGTCCGAGTGTTTAACATCTATGTCAGGAAATACCTGCTCAAACTCAGCTTGGTAGGATGGG gactTCCTACCCTGACTGTACTGGTTTGTGCCATTTCAAGTGTTTATGGCAAATTCAAACTGAAGACAAGTGATGAAAACATCCCCAATTCAACAGTGCAGat TTGCTGGATGAGCAGTGATTTCAAACACCAGCTTGTGGTCAGCTACATCACCACTATGGCCCTACCATGCCTGGTGGTCCTGTGTAACTCCTGCATGCTGGGAGTGGTGATCTTCAAGTTGTGGGGCATGAGGAGGTCCAGTGAAGGCGGCGGCTGGCATAAGATGAACGGAGAGAAAAGCTCCAGGTTATGGAAGGACTGCACCACCGTGCTGGGGCTCAGCTGGCTGCTGGGTCTATCGTGGGGATTAGCGGGCATCAGCTTCTTCATGCTGGGGATCTATATGTTTACAATACTTAACTCCCTGCAGG GTGTGTTCGTGTTCCTATGGTCTGTCGCCTTGAGCTGCAAGTCTAGATCTGATGACAGCTCCTCATCCAAAGACCCCTCCACTTCTCAGAAAATGATCACAACTAGTTTTAATAACTGA
- the LOC121513470 gene encoding adhesion G-protein coupled receptor G1-like isoform X2, with the protein MLNTRLTHHSEKMWITAVIVALICCSETQAGVSCDAALGECKQRSTSWISCYEEKIEICQMRGRLFSFIRMMVNSSQEVEAGPNPWYQVRIPSSALQNSRGKALDNEVLVVMTVIESSHFKLTNRSSRATRLKLPPRKDGTVMGGFVLVVKTGNQPVRNLPQPVRLTFKHDKQMNNGTCVYWFEVPSGDGTGYWSTDGCETENTGTEFICSCNHLSFFAVLVNPELSVDEKSADTFTYINYIGSALSFIFTTISLVIYACLQRRRPEKAVGVHMQLTGALLLLHFSYLLSCLWVWLNPEDEGWVCRGLGFFLHWSLLATFTWTALEGFHLYLLLVRVFNIYVRKYLLKLSLVGWGLPTLTVLVCAISSVYGKFKLKTSDENIPNSTVQICWMSSDFKHQLVVSYITTMALPCLVVLCNSCMLGVVIFKLWGMRRSSEGGGWHKMNGEKSSRLWKDCTTVLGLSWLLGLSWGLAGISFFMLGIYMFTILNSLQGVFVFLWSVALSCKSRSDDSSSSKDPSTSQKMITTSFNN; encoded by the exons ATGTTGAACACGAGACTGACACATCACTCAGAGAAGATGTGGATTACGGCTGTTATTGTTGCTCTTATCTGCTGCTCTGAGACACAGGCTGGAG TTTCCTGTGATGCTGCTCTCGGGGAATGTAAGCAGCGAAGCACCTCATGGATCAG ttGTTATGAGGAAAAGATTGAGATCTGTCAAATGAGAGGAcgattgttttcatttattcGGATGATGGTGAACTCTTCTCAAGAG GTTGAAGCGGGTCCAAATCCTTGGTACCAGGTTCGTATCCCATCTTCAGCTCTCCAAAACAGCAGAGGAAAAGCATTGGACAATGAGGTGCTGGTAGTGATGACTGTGATTGAAAGCTCTCACTTCAAG TTGACAAACAGAAGCAGCAGAGCAACTCGGCTCAAGTTGCCCCCCCGCAAAGACGGGACTGTGATGGGGGGCTTTGTGCTGGTAgtgaaaacaggaaatcaaCCCGTCAGAAACCTCCCACAGCCCGTCAGATTAACCTTCAAACATGACAAACAG ATGAATAATGGGACCTGCGTGTATTGGTTTGAGGTTCCCTCTGGAGATGGAACAG GTTACTGGAGCACAGACGGATGtgaaacagaaaacacaggaaCTGAATTTATCTGCAGCTGCAATCACCTGAGCTTTTTTGCAGTTCTTGTG AACCCTGAACTCTCAGTGGATGAAAAGAGTGCAGATACCTTTACCTACATCAACTACATTGGCTCAGCTCTGTCCTTCATCTTCACAACCATCAGCCTGGTCATCTATGCCTGTCTACA GCGGAGGCGTCCAGAGAAGGCTGTTGGCGTGCACATGCAGCTAACAGGAGCCCTGCTCTTACTTCACTTCAGCTACCTGCTGAGCTGTCTGTGGGTGTGGCTGAACCCGGAGGATGAGGGCTGGGTCTGTCGGGGTCTGGGTTTCTTCTTACACTGGTCCCTGCTGGCTACCTTCACCTGGACGGCTCTGGAAGGGTTCCACCTGTACCTCCTCCTGGTCCGAGTGTTTAACATCTATGTCAGGAAATACCTGCTCAAACTCAGCTTGGTAGGATGGG gactTCCTACCCTGACTGTACTGGTTTGTGCCATTTCAAGTGTTTATGGCAAATTCAAACTGAAGACAAGTGATGAAAACATCCCCAATTCAACAGTGCAGat TTGCTGGATGAGCAGTGATTTCAAACACCAGCTTGTGGTCAGCTACATCACCACTATGGCCCTACCATGCCTGGTGGTCCTGTGTAACTCCTGCATGCTGGGAGTGGTGATCTTCAAGTTGTGGGGCATGAGGAGGTCCAGTGAAGGCGGCGGCTGGCATAAGATGAACGGAGAGAAAAGCTCCAGGTTATGGAAGGACTGCACCACCGTGCTGGGGCTCAGCTGGCTGCTGGGTCTATCGTGGGGATTAGCGGGCATCAGCTTCTTCATGCTGGGGATCTATATGTTTACAATACTTAACTCCCTGCAGG GTGTGTTCGTGTTCCTATGGTCTGTCGCCTTGAGCTGCAAGTCTAGATCTGATGACAGCTCCTCATCCAAAGACCCCTCCACTTCTCAGAAAATGATCACAACTAGTTTTAATAACTGA